The following coding sequences lie in one Flavobacterium sediminis genomic window:
- a CDS encoding helix-turn-helix domain-containing protein codes for MSEADLNIEANIKKVAEKIRQLRIDSNYSSYENFAFENEINRVQYWRVESGKNITLKTFFKILSIHNITPEEFFKDFT; via the coding sequence ATGAGTGAAGCTGATTTAAATATAGAAGCCAACATTAAAAAAGTTGCAGAGAAAATAAGACAACTAAGAATAGATAGTAATTATTCTAGCTATGAGAATTTTGCTTTTGAAAACGAAATAAATAGGGTACAATATTGGAGAGTAGAATCAGGAAAAAACATTACTCTTAAAACATTTTTTAAAATATTATCTATTCACAATATTACACCCGAAGAGTTTTTTAAAGACTTTACTTAA